One region of Hymenobacter sediminicola genomic DNA includes:
- a CDS encoding response regulator encodes MPSILLVEDDQMDIMNVQRELRKNNVDVPLHIARNGREALNMLRGEAGQPKIEHPSVVMLDINMPRMNGLELLEQLRSDPEFVSLNVFIMTTSDLDSERLKAQELAVSGYIIKPLSFDSFGEGGTTVDGFSLFLDLLKMKE; translated from the coding sequence ATGCCCAGTATTCTCTTGGTCGAAGACGACCAGATGGACATCATGAACGTGCAGCGCGAACTTCGCAAGAACAACGTCGACGTACCGCTGCACATTGCCCGCAATGGCCGCGAAGCCCTTAATATGCTGCGTGGCGAGGCTGGACAGCCTAAGATAGAGCATCCGAGCGTAGTGATGCTCGATATTAACATGCCGCGTATGAACGGCCTGGAACTGTTGGAGCAGCTCCGCTCAGACCCGGAATTTGTCAGCCTGAACGTGTTTATCATGACAACCTCCGATTTGGATTCGGAACGGCTGAAAGCGCAGGAACTGGCTGTAAGCGGCTATATCATCAAGCCGCTCAGTTTCGATAGTTTCGGGGAAGGCGGCACTACCGTCGATGGTTTCAGCCTCTTTCTAGACCTGCTGAAGATGAAAGAGTAG
- a CDS encoding lysophospholipid acyltransferase family protein has product MRYLLRYIGHRLYTTWATFWFVMPFVVTYPLQLALSKKPQWHRHLHTLNRYWSKLFIFMWGMPVETVRKNPLPAGQPCVYVANHSSYIDIPLLFRTIPGWLNIMGKLSLAKVPVWGPIFGRAYITVDRDNAISRGRAMVQARRTLEAGRSVVIFPEGSISKKPGEEMGEFKDGAFQLAIATGVPIVPITMPLNHRFMPDVDGLRVRYSPLAITLHEPIPTTGLTAADAPALRQRAHDVIASGFRATAKGIPEQSSWRRPVAVPAVEQPAAKKESELASSNS; this is encoded by the coding sequence ATGCGGTACCTTCTGCGCTACATCGGTCATCGGCTTTACACCACGTGGGCCACGTTCTGGTTCGTTATGCCCTTTGTGGTAACGTATCCGCTGCAGCTGGCTCTAAGCAAGAAACCGCAGTGGCACCGACACCTGCATACCCTGAACCGCTACTGGAGTAAGCTGTTCATTTTTATGTGGGGCATGCCGGTAGAAACGGTGAGGAAAAACCCGCTGCCTGCTGGCCAGCCCTGCGTATACGTGGCCAACCACAGCTCCTACATCGATATTCCGCTGCTGTTCCGCACGATTCCTGGCTGGCTCAACATCATGGGCAAACTCTCTCTGGCCAAGGTGCCGGTCTGGGGGCCTATTTTCGGGCGGGCCTACATCACCGTCGACCGGGACAACGCCATCAGCCGGGGCCGGGCCATGGTGCAGGCACGCCGCACGCTGGAAGCCGGCCGCTCAGTGGTTATCTTTCCGGAAGGCTCGATTTCCAAGAAACCCGGTGAGGAAATGGGCGAGTTCAAGGATGGGGCTTTTCAATTGGCTATTGCTACCGGCGTCCCCATCGTGCCCATTACCATGCCGCTGAACCACCGTTTCATGCCCGATGTTGACGGCCTGCGGGTGCGCTACTCGCCGCTGGCCATCACGCTACACGAGCCGATTCCAACTACTGGCCTTACTGCCGCCGACGCACCCGCGCTCCGCCAACGTGCCCACGACGTTATTGCCAGCGGTTTTCGGGCCACAGCCAAAGGCATTCCGGAACAGAGCAGTTGGCGGCGGCCAGTGGCAGTTCCAGCGGTAGAGCAACCGGCTGCAAAAAAAGAATCTGAGTTGGCCAGCTCCAATTCCTGA
- the gatC gene encoding Asp-tRNA(Asn)/Glu-tRNA(Gln) amidotransferase subunit GatC has product MSTDIATLRQLAHLSRLELDESKEQQLLGELNKILDWVDHLRQLDTTDVEPLVHLSHEINVLRPDEPQNTVSHQEGLRNAPRKDSDYFRVPKVLE; this is encoded by the coding sequence GTGAGCACCGACATAGCCACCCTGCGCCAACTGGCCCACCTTTCCCGCCTCGAACTCGACGAATCCAAAGAGCAGCAACTGCTTGGCGAGCTGAACAAAATTCTGGATTGGGTAGACCACCTGCGCCAGCTCGACACTACCGATGTGGAACCGCTGGTCCATCTGTCGCACGAAATCAACGTATTGCGCCCCGATGAGCCGCAGAACACGGTGAGCCACCAGGAAGGCCTGCGCAACGCGCCGCGTAAGGATTCCGATTATTTCCGCGTACCAAAAGTGCTGGAATAG
- a CDS encoding ribonuclease HII, translating into MLLASHTGLPLEAGLDEAGRGCLAGPVFAAAVILPPDFSPAYLNDSKQLSARRRTALRADICREAVAWAVAEASPEEIAAINIAQASYLAMHRAVDALAVRPSHLAVDGNRFRPYAGLEHTCLIKGDAHYRHIAAASILAKTFRDERMSELALLYPHYGWEQNAGYPTTRHRTAIRQHGPTEHHRMGFRLL; encoded by the coding sequence ATGTTGCTCGCCTCCCATACCGGTCTTCCGCTCGAAGCGGGGCTCGATGAAGCCGGCCGGGGCTGCCTGGCTGGTCCTGTTTTCGCCGCCGCCGTCATTCTGCCTCCTGATTTCTCACCGGCTTACCTCAACGACTCCAAGCAGCTCAGTGCCCGCCGCCGCACCGCCTTGCGCGCCGATATATGCCGCGAAGCAGTGGCTTGGGCGGTTGCTGAGGCCTCGCCCGAAGAAATAGCGGCTATCAACATTGCGCAAGCCAGTTACTTGGCCATGCACCGGGCTGTCGATGCTTTGGCTGTGCGCCCGAGCCACTTGGCTGTTGATGGGAACCGGTTCCGGCCATATGCTGGTCTGGAGCACACCTGCCTCATCAAAGGCGATGCGCATTACCGTCATATTGCGGCAGCCTCCATCCTGGCCAAAACGTTTCGGGATGAGCGTATGAGTGAGCTAGCCTTGCTCTACCCACATTATGGTTGGGAGCAAAATGCCGGATATCCTACTACTCGCCACCGCACCGCTATCCGGCAGCATGGGCCTACCGAACACCACCGTATGGGCTTTCGGTTGCTGTGA
- a CDS encoding NUDIX domain-containing protein → MRYPDDSLDETHNPWQVLSTEVKYHNPWISVREDQVLNPSGGRGIYGVVTMKNKALGIVPVDADGNTWLVGQYRYPLSEYSWEIPMGGGPVELDTLESAQRELREETGLLARRWTNIARLHTSNSVTDEEGFVFLAEDLEYGEVEPEETEDLRLWKLPLADAVQMVMDNRITDAVSVAGLLKAEKVLASRKQ, encoded by the coding sequence ATGCGCTACCCTGACGATTCGCTCGACGAAACTCACAACCCCTGGCAGGTGCTCAGCACCGAAGTCAAATACCACAACCCCTGGATCAGTGTCCGTGAAGACCAAGTCCTCAACCCGAGCGGTGGCCGGGGCATCTATGGCGTCGTGACGATGAAAAACAAGGCACTGGGAATTGTGCCAGTTGATGCGGACGGCAATACGTGGCTGGTGGGCCAATACCGCTACCCACTCAGCGAGTATAGCTGGGAAATTCCGATGGGCGGCGGCCCAGTAGAGTTGGACACGCTGGAATCGGCGCAACGTGAGTTGCGCGAGGAAACCGGCCTGCTGGCCCGCCGCTGGACCAATATTGCGCGCCTGCATACTTCCAACTCCGTGACCGATGAAGAGGGGTTCGTATTTCTGGCCGAGGACCTAGAGTACGGCGAAGTAGAACCCGAAGAAACCGAGGACCTACGCCTCTGGAAATTGCCGCTGGCCGATGCCGTGCAGATGGTGATGGACAACCGTATTACGGATGCCGTGAGTGTGGCGGGGTTGCTGAAAGCGGAAAAGGTGTTGGCCAGCCGCAAACAATAA